In Streptomyces alboniger, the following are encoded in one genomic region:
- a CDS encoding ABC transporter ATP-binding protein: MTTSSTSTSRSTGPEPEPEPDRPRPAHGPTPPTDSRTEPPVPDKPAGAEDDPFDKDDLPTPPGATRALLRSLLSPLRARVALAAVLLLVQQAVVQAGPLLVAYAIDSGVPAVRADDYGPLIAIAVGYLLCAGASGALQYAFIVASARVNQDVLLDLRGRIFRHAQALSVDFHERYTSGRLISRSTTDVESLRELLSEGLQELITVLLSFVYISAMLLWLDLGLGGLAVASFVPLYLLVRLYQRRAGAMFRTRSTAIAGVIVKFAETVNGIRPVRAFRRERANDAEFAVLNRRHERSNGDAMLEMARYVVGSRLVANVAVAAIVLWGAHRVADGGLALGVLAAAVLYLRRLYDPIDRLGMFLNSYQSAAASLEKVAGLLAQTPAVPEPEASATRPLPVRESGHPGREVRFDGVRFAYRTGGEVLPRFDLTLPAGQTVAVVGSTGAGKSTLAKLLARFYDPTEGRVLLDGVDLRELSGAELRRGVVMVTQEAFLFSGTVAENIAIGRPDATREEIEQAAVAIGAHDFITSLPDGYDTDVRKRGGRISAGQRQLVAFARALLADPAVLILDEATSSLDIPGERAVQRAMHTVLRGRTAVVIAHRLSTVEIADRVLVMEHGRVVEDGRPAELIAGSGSFADLHRAWRESVVSA, from the coding sequence ATGACCACCTCGTCGACGTCCACGTCACGGAGCACGGGGCCCGAGCCGGAGCCGGAGCCGGATCGGCCGCGGCCCGCGCACGGCCCCACCCCGCCCACGGACAGCCGCACGGAACCCCCCGTACCGGACAAGCCCGCCGGCGCGGAGGACGACCCCTTCGACAAGGACGACCTCCCCACACCGCCCGGCGCCACCCGCGCCCTCCTGCGCTCGCTGCTCTCCCCGCTGCGCGCCCGCGTCGCCCTCGCCGCCGTGCTGCTGCTCGTCCAGCAGGCCGTCGTGCAGGCGGGCCCGCTGCTCGTCGCGTACGCCATCGACAGCGGCGTACCCGCCGTGCGCGCCGACGACTACGGCCCGTTGATCGCGATCGCCGTCGGCTATCTGCTCTGCGCGGGCGCGTCGGGCGCCCTCCAGTACGCGTTCATCGTCGCCTCCGCGCGCGTCAACCAGGACGTGCTGCTCGATCTGCGCGGCCGCATCTTCCGGCACGCGCAGGCGCTCAGCGTCGACTTCCACGAGCGGTACACCTCGGGGCGGCTGATCTCCCGCTCCACCACCGACGTGGAGTCGCTGCGCGAACTGCTCAGCGAGGGACTCCAGGAACTGATCACCGTCCTGCTCTCGTTCGTCTACATCTCGGCGATGCTGCTCTGGCTCGATCTGGGCCTCGGCGGGCTGGCGGTGGCCTCCTTCGTGCCGCTCTACCTCCTCGTACGCCTCTACCAGCGGCGCGCCGGGGCGATGTTCCGCACCCGCTCGACCGCGATCGCCGGGGTCATCGTGAAGTTCGCGGAGACGGTGAACGGCATCCGGCCGGTGCGGGCCTTCCGCAGGGAACGGGCCAACGACGCGGAGTTCGCCGTGCTCAACCGCCGGCACGAGCGGAGCAACGGCGACGCCATGCTGGAGATGGCCCGCTACGTCGTCGGCTCGCGGCTGGTCGCCAACGTCGCCGTCGCCGCCATCGTCCTGTGGGGCGCGCACCGCGTCGCGGACGGCGGGCTCGCGCTCGGCGTCCTCGCGGCGGCCGTGCTGTATCTGCGGCGGCTGTACGACCCGATCGACCGGCTCGGCATGTTCCTCAACTCCTATCAGTCGGCGGCCGCTTCCCTGGAGAAGGTGGCGGGGCTGCTCGCCCAGACCCCGGCCGTGCCCGAGCCGGAGGCGTCCGCCACGCGCCCGCTGCCGGTCCGCGAGTCCGGCCACCCGGGCCGCGAGGTGCGCTTCGACGGGGTGCGCTTCGCCTACCGCACGGGCGGCGAGGTCCTGCCCCGCTTCGACCTGACGCTGCCCGCCGGGCAGACCGTCGCCGTGGTCGGCTCGACCGGTGCGGGCAAGTCCACGCTGGCCAAGCTGCTCGCCCGCTTCTACGACCCCACGGAGGGCCGCGTCCTGCTGGACGGCGTCGACCTGCGGGAGCTGTCGGGGGCCGAGCTGCGGCGCGGGGTCGTCATGGTGACGCAGGAGGCGTTCCTGTTCTCCGGGACCGTCGCCGAGAACATCGCGATCGGCCGCCCCGACGCCACCCGCGAGGAGATCGAACAGGCCGCCGTGGCCATCGGCGCCCACGACTTCATCACGTCGCTGCCGGACGGCTACGACACGGACGTACGCAAACGGGGTGGCCGGATCTCGGCGGGCCAGCGCCAGCTGGTGGCCTTCGCCCGGGCCCTGCTCGCCGACCCGGCGGTCCTGATCCTCGACGAGGCGACCAGCTCCCTGGACATCCCCGGCGAGCGTGCCGTGCAGCGCGCGATGCACACGGTGCTGCGCGGCCGCACGGCCGTGGTGATCGCCCACCGCCTCTCCACGGTGGAGATCGCCGACCGGGTGCTCGTGATGGAACACGGCCGGGTGGTGGAGGACGGCAGGCCCGCTGAACTCATCGCGGGCTCGGGTTCGTTCGCGGATCTCCACCGGGCGTGGCGGGAGAGCGTGGTGAGCGCCTGA